The Halorussus salinus genome includes a region encoding these proteins:
- a CDS encoding universal stress protein translates to MYDTILLPYDDSDGASEVLHHAAEIAHWSDATIHLLYVADTARDSVTVVEGQTVDGLVQQGEEIVEEAEKTLETLGVSYETDIVQGNPAPTIADYAERYDQDLVVMPTHGREGVSRYLIGSVSEKVVRLSSVPVLTVRMQPDETLEFPYENILVTTDGSSAATYASDHLVELAASLDATVHVLSVVDDSALGLDVRSSVSGEENEDAATEAVEAVVSEAEARGVESTVRRVEHGTPVEVILDYIESNDVHLVGMGTTGRRGTDRILLGSVAEKTVRSAPVPVMTVAEPE, encoded by the coding sequence ATGTACGATACCATTCTCCTCCCGTACGACGATAGCGATGGCGCGTCCGAGGTACTCCACCACGCCGCCGAAATCGCCCACTGGTCCGACGCGACGATTCACCTCCTCTACGTCGCCGACACGGCACGCGATAGCGTCACCGTGGTCGAGGGCCAAACTGTCGATGGACTCGTACAACAGGGCGAGGAGATCGTAGAGGAGGCCGAAAAGACACTGGAAACGCTCGGGGTTTCGTACGAAACCGACATCGTTCAGGGCAATCCCGCCCCGACGATAGCCGACTACGCCGAGCGGTACGACCAAGATTTGGTCGTGATGCCGACCCACGGCCGGGAAGGCGTCTCGCGATATCTCATCGGAAGCGTCTCCGAGAAGGTCGTCCGCCTCTCGTCGGTTCCCGTCCTCACGGTCCGCATGCAACCCGACGAGACGCTGGAGTTCCCCTACGAGAACATCCTCGTCACGACCGACGGGAGTTCCGCCGCGACGTACGCGTCCGACCATCTCGTGGAACTCGCGGCGTCGCTCGACGCGACCGTCCACGTCCTGTCCGTCGTGGACGACTCCGCGCTCGGATTGGACGTTCGCTCGTCGGTTTCCGGCGAAGAAAACGAAGACGCCGCGACCGAGGCCGTCGAGGCCGTCGTCTCGGAAGCCGAGGCACGCGGGGTCGAGAGTACCGTTCGCCGCGTCGAACACGGAACGCCCGTCGAGGTGATTCTCGACTACATCGAGTCGAACGACGTACACCTCGTCGGGATGGGCACGACTGGGAGACGCGGCACGGACCGCATCCTGCTCGGCAGTGTCGCGGAAAAGACCGTGCGTTCGGCACCGGTCCCCGTCATGACCGTCGCGGAACCGGAGTGA
- a CDS encoding tyrosine-type recombinase/integrase, which yields MAESTTEETADPFADVRWTTCSLGDFRDLYREVVAPRLRAEGRDPETDRPTHQWFRDEELRAFLAALRRHHDLSFGEFWREEVAPGGDEGYDWATDDADTREALETFLDRRRSRHSLRDSTVEAKRRRLNLYVRAYREANGETDLLAPVRADSDVPVHEAVHACYAAFDWLDARDYNPRTKTRVRSVVDGWYQHLVGRRLAAVNPATGLYDEFKWQADPSDPAPLSHAHVRKLVEAADSSREELLVVALAAWGLRANEVASLHVSQFVRDVGEDEAPYVTFAERKNGPGEVNLVYGLDALDARLDELSGREEWSGYLFPSPQGAEPHVARETVWSWFRELAERAGLPEKIDGERPSPQLCRRYWYDTYTSVLEAVLEGLEDIAAEQGSDDPRVLLSNYLSDERSRKVRREFMRAELAEAFERE from the coding sequence ATCGCCGAATCGACAACAGAGGAAACGGCGGACCCCTTCGCGGACGTGCGCTGGACGACCTGCTCGCTCGGGGACTTCCGGGACCTCTACCGGGAGGTCGTCGCGCCTCGACTCCGCGCCGAAGGCCGGGACCCCGAAACCGACCGACCGACTCACCAGTGGTTCCGCGACGAGGAGCTTCGGGCGTTCCTCGCGGCGCTCCGTCGCCATCACGACCTGTCGTTCGGCGAATTCTGGCGCGAGGAGGTCGCTCCGGGCGGCGACGAAGGGTACGACTGGGCGACCGACGACGCCGACACGCGCGAGGCGCTGGAGACGTTCCTCGACCGGCGTCGGAGTCGCCACTCGCTCCGCGACTCGACCGTCGAGGCCAAGCGCCGCCGACTCAACCTCTACGTCCGCGCCTACCGCGAGGCCAACGGCGAGACGGACCTCCTCGCGCCCGTGCGAGCCGATTCCGACGTGCCGGTCCACGAGGCAGTCCACGCCTGCTACGCCGCCTTCGACTGGCTCGACGCCCGCGACTACAACCCCCGAACGAAGACCCGCGTCCGGAGCGTCGTGGACGGGTGGTACCAGCATCTCGTCGGTCGCCGACTCGCCGCGGTCAACCCCGCGACCGGACTCTACGACGAGTTCAAGTGGCAAGCCGACCCCTCGGACCCGGCCCCGCTCTCGCACGCGCACGTCCGGAAGCTGGTGGAGGCCGCGGACTCCTCGCGCGAGGAGTTACTGGTCGTCGCGCTCGCGGCGTGGGGACTCCGCGCCAACGAGGTCGCCAGCCTCCACGTCTCGCAGTTCGTGCGCGACGTAGGCGAGGACGAAGCGCCCTACGTCACCTTCGCGGAGCGAAAGAACGGGCCGGGCGAGGTCAACCTCGTCTACGGGTTGGACGCGCTCGACGCGCGCCTCGACGAGCTTTCGGGCCGCGAGGAGTGGTCGGGCTACCTCTTTCCCTCGCCGCAGGGCGCGGAGCCACACGTCGCCCGCGAGACGGTCTGGTCGTGGTTCCGCGAGTTGGCCGAGCGCGCCGGGCTTCCCGAGAAAATCGACGGCGAGCGCCCGAGTCCACAGCTCTGTCGGCGCTACTGGTACGACACCTACACGTCGGTCCTCGAAGCCGTGCTGGAGGGACTGGAGGACATCGCCGCCGAGCAGGGGAGCGACGACCCCCGCGTCCTCCTGTCGAACTACCTCTCGGACGAACGCTCGCGGAAGGTGCGACGGGAGTTCATGCGCGCGGAGTTGGCCGAGGCGTTCGAGCGGGAATAA
- a CDS encoding DUF7835 family putative zinc beta-ribbon protein translates to MATQNSTFAETTEICERCDESTPHDVTIEIQTESKKQENTEFSREPYRVTECMECGETTAKRMNDA, encoded by the coding sequence ATGGCAACGCAAAATTCGACGTTCGCGGAGACCACCGAAATCTGCGAACGATGTGACGAATCGACGCCCCACGACGTGACTATCGAGATACAGACCGAGAGCAAGAAACAGGAGAACACCGAGTTCTCGCGCGAACCCTACCGCGTGACCGAGTGCATGGAGTGTGGCGAGACGACGGCCAAGCGGATGAACGACGCCTGA